CGGAGAGCAGATGGAGCAAGGTGTGATCCTGGGAAAGGTGCTGGCCGACAAACTGAAGGTTGCCGTCGGCAGCGGCGTTCTGCTCATGGTTGCGGATGCCCGACACGCCAGTCTGCGCACCCTGCCTCAGACGCAACGTCTGAAAGTGGTCGGATTGTTCGATACCGGGATGCACCAATATGACGGCGCCATGGGTTTCGCGCGCATCGACAGCCTTCAGCGGATGATCGGCGTGTCCGAGTCGGTCACAGGAATCGAGGTGCGGGTCGAACAACCGGATGAGGTGGAGAAGATCACTCAAGAGATTCACACTGCATTGGGGGATGCCTATTGGACCACCCACTGGAAAAGGATGAACCGTAATTTGTTCTCCATGCTCGCCATGCAGAAAGTGATGATGTATGTCATTTTGACTTTGATTATCCTCGTCGCCGCCTTTAATATCGCCAGTGCCCTTATTATGATGGTCAAAGAGAAAGTCAAAGATATTGCCATCTTAAAGGTGATGGGGGCGAGCAATCGAAGCATCCGCACCATTTTTCTGAACAAAGGCATGGTCATCGGTCTGGTTGGCATCTGCGCCGGCGCCTGCTTGGGATTGGTCTTATGTTGGATTATTGCACAGTATCCGATTATCGAACTTCCGGGCGACGTCTATTTTTTAACCACTCTGCCGATAAAAATCACAATAACCGATTTAGCCCTGATCGGGCTGGGTACCTTCGCGATTTGCATCTGTGCATCCCTTTACCCTGCGAGCAAGGCGGCCAGGTTGAAGCCTGTCGATGGGGTTCGCTATCGTTAACGGGTAGCCGCGGAGATCCCGAGAGCGGTGCAACGGTTCTACCCTTGGAGGATGGGTGCGAAAAATCTTGAAAATCCTGTTGATGATTCTGTTCCTGTCATTGGTGGTTTTTGCCGCCATCGTGGACCGGCTTGCCATTGAGGCCGTTCTGGGCGGCTTACGGCCAGGACCCTACCTGCGGTTGATCGGTGTCCTGGGAATGTTCGTGGCCATGTTTCTTTCTTGGGGTTATAAGAGAAAAATCGAGGCATCTCAGAAATATGTGCGCGCCCAGGAGGTGCTGACCCGGGCGGACCAGCAGTTCGAACAGGCCCGATTGGAAAGCGAACGTCTCGAGAAACGGCTGATTGCCGAATACCAGCAGAAAAAGGCGAATCTGGACCAAAAGCTTTCTCAGTTAAAACAGGAGCATGAAGAAAGGATAATGGCCCTTAAGGAGCAAAACATGGCCTTGAAAGAATCCGTAGGCAAGCTGATGAAAATGGTTCGGAAGGGCAAGGTGCAGTAAGGGCCATCAAGAGTATTGGTCATGCCCTGCTATTGTGATAAGGTCCGGCAGACAGGGAAAAATGTTCCATGGATGGACACAATTTCAAGAAGGGTAACGGGTGACGATGAAACGACAAGACCGGCAGGAAGGAAAGGTGTTGCCATGATCAATCGGGGACCGTTTCAATTTCACTACCAATTTCAGTTCTCCAACGGCCAGATTAAAGATTATGAAATCTCTCTGGACCCGGATACATTGAGTTTGATCCCTGTCGCCACTGTCGCCGATACACCGGAATGGGTTCATCTGGAATATCAGCAGTGCCCGGATTGCCCCCTGCACCCGGATGCCCACCGGAATTGTCCGATCGCCGTAAATATCATGGAACTGGTCGAATCGTTCAAAGCCGTCTTTTCATATCATGACTGCACCGTCGTCTGCGAGACTGCAGAGCGTTCTTACATGAAAAAGACATCCGTGATGGAAGGGTTGTCGTCCATCTTCGGGGTGATCATGGCAACGAGCGATTGCCCGGTCATGGAATTTCTCAAGCCCATGGCACGGTTTCACCTGCCTTTCGCAACCATCGAGGAAACCACTGTCCGCACGGCTTCCATGTATCTGCTGGCTCAATACTTCAAATACAAGAATCAGCCGGGAATTCGTTTCGACTTCAAAACCCTGGAACAACATTACAGCAGGGTGCAGGTGGTCAACGAAGGTTTGCTTGGCCGCATCACCAGCGTCGGCAGTGAAGACGCAGATAAAAACGCGATCGTAACCCTCCACTCCCTCTCCCAGTTTTTGTCCATGGAGATGGACTATAGCTTGAGCGGATTGGAATATATCTTTGCGGGGCGCTTTGCCGATTGAAGACCTTGGCCTGTAACGCATGCGCATTCAAAACAACGACACTGAGTATCTTTTTCACCATTTTTTTCCAACCCTATTTGTGCAGTTCCGCCTCCACTTGACGAAGAATTGTTCAAAGACAAAAGTACAGAAAGAAGTATAAAATTGATCAAGCTGCTGAAATCATTTCTATCCAAGCTCGGATCGACGCGGGCTCCAAAAGAATCGCAACCACCAGAGACGACCCCCCAATCACGTCAAACAGTGCCATCGATCCCCAATACCGACCGTTCCCGTGGGGCGAATTCAAGCGTCGCGTCTGGTAAACAGGCCGATGGCGGCAAGCGGCGGTCGATTGGACCCGCAGCGTCTGCCAAAGTGGCGCCTGAGGCTATTGTAACGCCACGTTGGGACCTCATGTCCTTTCAAGTGGCTCCCGAGGAAGGAAAGGTCCGGTTTCACGATCTCGGATTGCCGGATCCCCTGATGCACGCCATCGCCGATCTGGGTTTTCGGTATTGCACGCCTATTCAGGCCGAAATCCTGCCGAGTACGCTGTCGGGCAAAGACGCCACCGGCCGTGCCCAAACCGGTACCGGTAAAACGGCCGCCTTCCTGATCACGATAATCACCCG
This Desulfatitalea tepidiphila DNA region includes the following protein-coding sequences:
- a CDS encoding FtsX-like permease family protein, translating into MSFETFVAGRFLKIRSQRKLVPVITILSTLGVTVGVMVLIVVIAVMTGFQSELKRRILDIDSHITVMRFNDWIRNPSQILSQVKNVDGVASAAPFVYAHGMLRSADGVSGVVIRGIDPERTGIQVKVNGTALIGDVLAAAAGEQMEQGVILGKVLADKLKVAVGSGVLLMVADARHASLRTLPQTQRLKVVGLFDTGMHQYDGAMGFARIDSLQRMIGVSESVTGIEVRVEQPDEVEKITQEIHTALGDAYWTTHWKRMNRNLFSMLAMQKVMMYVILTLIILVAAFNIASALIMMVKEKVKDIAILKVMGASNRSIRTIFLNKGMVIGLVGICAGACLGLVLCWIIAQYPIIELPGDVYFLTTLPIKITITDLALIGLGTFAICICASLYPASKAARLKPVDGVRYR
- a CDS encoding DUF6901 family protein; its protein translation is MINRGPFQFHYQFQFSNGQIKDYEISLDPDTLSLIPVATVADTPEWVHLEYQQCPDCPLHPDAHRNCPIAVNIMELVESFKAVFSYHDCTVVCETAERSYMKKTSVMEGLSSIFGVIMATSDCPVMEFLKPMARFHLPFATIEETTVRTASMYLLAQYFKYKNQPGIRFDFKTLEQHYSRVQVVNEGLLGRITSVGSEDADKNAIVTLHSLSQFLSMEMDYSLSGLEYIFAGRFAD